The Roseococcus microcysteis genome contains a region encoding:
- a CDS encoding phage head-tail joining protein, with the protein MDPTVLAWALAQPAGTRAAVLANAYTGGTTRVTFDGRTVEYRSLDELGRALSVLHGAENTAARRPSVTFASFSREGIR; encoded by the coding sequence ATGGATCCGACCGTCCTCGCCTGGGCGCTGGCGCAGCCTGCCGGCACCCGCGCTGCGGTGCTGGCCAATGCCTATACCGGCGGCACCACCCGCGTGACCTTCGATGGCCGCACCGTGGAATATCGCTCGCTGGATGAGCTCGGCCGCGCTCTGTCGGTGCTCCATGGCGCCGAGAACACCGCCGCGCGCCGCCCCAGCGTCACCTTCGCCAGCTTCTCCCGCGAGGGAATCAGGTGA
- a CDS encoding phage terminase large subunit family protein, translated as MLRPPPQLTVSEWAERHRMLGSRASAEPGPWRTSRTPYLRDVMDALSAVHPARRVVFMKGAQVGATESGNNWLGYIMHHVPAPALAVQPTVELAKRFSRQRIDPLLEETPALRERVAPARARDSGNTMLSKEFPGGILVLTGANSAVGLRSMTARFLFLDEVDAYPGDVAGEGDPIALAEARARTFGWRRKAFLVSTPTIAGRSRIEREYLASDQRRFFVPCPECGEMQWLRFERLLWEKGAPETARYHCSACDHPLQEHDKTAMLGGGEWRATAEGQDPHTIGFHISALYSPVGWLSWEQIARDWEAAQGKPEDIKTFKNTVLGETWQEQGEAPDWERLVERREDFAMGVVPTGALVLTAGVDVQDDRLECDVWGWAEGFSSWLVDHVVIPGSPRDREPWDELARVLARDWPRHGGGAMRIARLCVDTGGRDTAAVYGHLRRLRDPRIAPTKGIDGWNRAQPVQGPTPVDALVNGQKLRRGLKLWTVSVSTWKADLYRRLWLGRGDAEELPPGWVHLPRAIDVEWVKQLVAEQLRTTKDRRGFARQEWAKLRERNEALDCAVLSRAALWLLGADRYGEQFWARLRDEAADAPLRPSEVPAAGNVAPPSPASEAAAVPPSDSQRPRGWLAPRSGWLR; from the coding sequence ATGCTCCGCCCGCCGCCGCAGCTCACCGTCTCGGAATGGGCCGAGCGCCATCGCATGCTCGGCAGCCGCGCCTCGGCCGAGCCCGGGCCATGGAGGACAAGCCGGACCCCGTACCTGCGCGACGTGATGGACGCGCTGTCGGCGGTGCATCCCGCCCGGCGCGTCGTCTTCATGAAGGGCGCGCAGGTCGGGGCCACGGAGAGCGGAAACAACTGGCTTGGCTACATCATGCACCACGTGCCGGCGCCGGCCCTGGCGGTGCAGCCCACCGTGGAACTGGCCAAGCGCTTCTCGCGCCAGCGCATCGACCCGCTGCTGGAGGAAACGCCGGCGCTGCGGGAGCGGGTGGCGCCGGCCCGCGCGCGCGACAGCGGCAACACCATGCTGTCGAAGGAATTCCCCGGCGGCATCCTGGTGCTGACCGGGGCCAACAGCGCGGTCGGGCTGCGCTCGATGACGGCGCGGTTCCTGTTCCTGGATGAGGTCGACGCCTATCCCGGTGACGTCGCTGGTGAGGGTGATCCGATCGCCCTGGCCGAGGCGCGGGCCCGCACCTTCGGCTGGCGGCGCAAGGCCTTCCTGGTCAGCACGCCCACCATCGCCGGTCGCAGCCGCATCGAGCGCGAGTATCTGGCCTCCGACCAGCGACGGTTCTTCGTGCCGTGCCCGGAATGCGGCGAGATGCAGTGGCTGCGGTTCGAGCGGCTGCTTTGGGAGAAGGGTGCGCCGGAGACGGCGCGGTATCACTGCAGCGCCTGCGACCATCCGCTGCAGGAGCACGACAAGACCGCCATGCTCGGCGGCGGCGAATGGCGCGCGACGGCCGAGGGCCAGGATCCGCACACGATCGGCTTTCACATCTCGGCGCTCTACTCGCCGGTCGGCTGGCTGTCCTGGGAACAGATCGCGCGGGATTGGGAGGCGGCCCAGGGCAAGCCGGAGGACATCAAGACCTTCAAGAACACGGTCCTGGGCGAGACCTGGCAGGAGCAGGGCGAGGCCCCGGATTGGGAGCGCCTTGTTGAGCGCCGCGAAGATTTCGCCATGGGGGTGGTGCCCACCGGCGCACTGGTGCTGACGGCCGGCGTCGACGTGCAGGACGATCGCCTGGAATGCGACGTGTGGGGCTGGGCCGAGGGGTTCTCGTCGTGGCTGGTCGACCACGTCGTGATCCCCGGCAGCCCGCGGGACCGCGAGCCCTGGGATGAGTTGGCTCGGGTGCTGGCGCGCGACTGGCCACGCCATGGCGGGGGTGCGATGCGCATCGCCCGACTCTGCGTCGACACCGGCGGCCGCGACACGGCCGCCGTCTATGGGCACCTGCGGCGGCTGCGGGATCCCCGCATCGCGCCCACCAAGGGCATCGACGGCTGGAACCGGGCGCAACCGGTCCAGGGCCCGACGCCGGTGGATGCACTCGTGAACGGCCAGAAGCTCCGGCGTGGCCTGAAACTCTGGACCGTGTCGGTCTCGACCTGGAAGGCCGATCTTTATCGCCGGCTCTGGCTAGGCCGTGGCGACGCGGAGGAGCTGCCGCCCGGCTGGGTGCATCTGCCGCGCGCGATCGACGTCGAATGGGTCAAGCAACTGGTCGCTGAGCAGCTGCGCACCACCAAGGATCGCCGCGGCTTTGCGCGGCAGGAATGGGCCAAGCTGCGCGAGCGGAACGAGGCGCTGGACTGCGCCGTGCTGTCGCGCGCGGCGCTCTGGCTGCTCGGCGCCGACCGCTACGGCGAGCAATTCTGGGCGCGGCTGCGGGATGAGGCGGCGGATGCGCCGCTGCGGCCAAGCGAGGTTCCCGCCGCTGGGAATGTCGCTCCTCCATCGCCGGCGTCGGAGGCTGCGGCGGTGCCGCCATCCGACAGCCAGCGCCCGCGAGGCTGGCTCGCGCCGCGCAGCGGCTGGCTTCGCTAA
- a CDS encoding MerR family transcriptional regulator, translating to MPEMTASTREAARRLGVSDTAIHKAERAGRIAREPDGQWDIDKTRRRLVETADPARSPLASGAGADGTPFARLKVAQLALKVEAQRLSLDETKRRLVDVTEANAALDEIGSTMRDALLNWPARVSGLIAAEISVDPHLLQTILQSHINDLLTEAADRFDPAGLGGDRAPQP from the coding sequence ATGCCGGAAATGACCGCCTCCACGCGCGAGGCCGCCCGTCGCCTCGGCGTCAGCGACACCGCCATCCACAAGGCCGAGCGGGCGGGCCGCATCGCCCGCGAGCCGGATGGCCAGTGGGACATCGACAAGACCCGACGTCGCCTGGTGGAGACCGCTGATCCCGCCCGCTCGCCCCTGGCCAGTGGCGCGGGCGCGGACGGCACGCCCTTCGCCCGGCTGAAGGTCGCGCAGCTCGCACTGAAGGTGGAGGCGCAGCGCCTTTCGCTGGATGAGACCAAGCGCCGCCTGGTCGATGTCACTGAGGCCAACGCCGCGCTCGACGAGATCGGCAGCACCATGCGGGATGCGCTGCTGAACTGGCCGGCCCGCGTCTCTGGCCTGATCGCCGCCGAGATCAGCGTCGATCCGCATCTGCTGCAGACCATCCTGCAGAGCCACATCAACGACCTGCTGACGGAGGCGGCCGATCGCTTCGATCCAGCAGGCCTCGGAGGGGACCGGGCTCCGCAGCCGTGA
- a CDS encoding DUF3489 domain-containing protein, whose protein sequence is MTKLSDSQRVILSAAAQHEMGLARAPKTLPAAARSAVFRSLIKNNLLTEINAPLEFVGLGWRQDDDGTWIVARITDEGLRAIGIDPNEGDEVAGEPDCSGIEGGVPDTAPTGAEDAAEGDAPAEEAEPAQAAPTPAPRASLRDAAAAVLTAWDASPAQDATDNPISRAIEALRAAIAGKPARAPRDANAPRKPREGTKQEQVLAMLRRPEGATVAQIAEATGWAQHTVRGFFAGLKKKGHSIEVRERIRQVGPNKTGAKGSFTIYALAE, encoded by the coding sequence ATGACCAAGCTTTCCGACAGCCAGCGCGTGATCCTCAGCGCCGCCGCGCAGCACGAGATGGGCCTCGCCCGCGCGCCGAAGACCCTGCCGGCCGCCGCGCGCAGCGCGGTGTTCCGCAGCCTGATCAAGAACAACCTGCTCACCGAGATCAACGCCCCGCTGGAGTTCGTCGGGTTGGGCTGGCGCCAGGACGATGACGGCACCTGGATCGTGGCGCGCATCACCGACGAAGGGCTGCGCGCCATCGGCATCGACCCGAATGAGGGCGACGAGGTGGCCGGCGAGCCCGACTGCTCGGGCATCGAGGGTGGCGTGCCCGACACGGCGCCCACGGGCGCGGAGGACGCAGCCGAGGGGGATGCCCCCGCGGAGGAGGCCGAACCCGCCCAGGCCGCGCCCACACCCGCCCCGCGCGCCAGCCTGCGCGACGCCGCCGCGGCGGTGCTGACCGCCTGGGACGCGAGCCCGGCGCAGGACGCGACCGACAACCCGATCAGCCGCGCCATCGAGGCCCTGCGCGCCGCCATCGCCGGCAAGCCCGCCCGCGCCCCGCGGGACGCCAACGCGCCGCGCAAGCCGCGCGAGGGGACGAAGCAGGAGCAGGTGCTGGCCATGCTGCGCCGCCCCGAGGGCGCCACGGTCGCGCAGATCGCCGAGGCGACGGGCTGGGCGCAGCACACGGTCCGCGGCTTCTTCGCCGGGCTGAAGAAGAAGGGTCACAGCATCGAAGTGCGCGAGCGTATCCGCCAGGTCGGCCCGAACAAGACCGGCGCGAAGGGCTCCTTCACCATCTACGCCCTGGCGGAGTGA
- a CDS encoding site-specific DNA-methyltransferase: MQPDLIVSALPVTSLVPYAENARTHSLSQVAQIAASIAEFGFVNPVLVDAEGVLIAGHGRVMAAKQLGLASVPVLRLGHLSPAQARALRLADNQIALNSGWDEALLAAEIARIRDEAVVDLDVLGFSGMELDRLLAAADAGLCDDPDDAPPPPVVPVTRTGDLWRCGEHRLLCGDATKIEDVQRALGVGHLADMGFVDPPYNVAYEGGTAAKMTIANDALGGGFTAFLRPALANLLSVTKGACYVCMSSSEWPTLHRVWQEAGGKWSSTIIWAKNTFALGRADYHQQFEAMLYGWKAGAQHYWCGARDQGNVWHFDKPARNDLHPTMKPVALVERAIRNSSKPRDTVLDCFGGSGTTMIAAERTGRRAVLLEIDPAYADVIVRRWQETTGEAAVLEGDDRIFADVAAARGVVDHDVIQTAET; encoded by the coding sequence ATGCAGCCTGACCTCATCGTCTCCGCCCTGCCGGTCACATCCCTCGTGCCCTACGCCGAGAACGCGCGCACGCATTCGCTGTCGCAGGTGGCGCAGATCGCCGCCTCCATCGCCGAGTTCGGCTTCGTGAACCCGGTGCTGGTCGATGCCGAGGGCGTGCTCATCGCCGGCCACGGCCGCGTCATGGCGGCGAAGCAGCTCGGGCTGGCCTCCGTGCCGGTGCTGCGGCTTGGCCATCTCTCCCCGGCGCAGGCACGTGCCCTGCGGCTGGCCGACAACCAGATCGCGCTGAACTCCGGCTGGGACGAGGCGCTGCTCGCCGCCGAGATTGCCCGCATTCGCGACGAGGCGGTGGTCGACCTGGACGTGCTCGGCTTCTCCGGGATGGAGCTGGACCGGCTGCTGGCGGCAGCGGACGCGGGGCTTTGCGACGATCCGGATGACGCCCCGCCTCCGCCCGTGGTGCCCGTCACGCGCACGGGCGACCTATGGCGCTGTGGCGAGCATCGCCTGCTGTGCGGCGATGCCACCAAGATTGAGGATGTACAGCGCGCACTCGGCGTCGGCCACTTGGCCGACATGGGCTTTGTCGATCCGCCATATAATGTCGCCTACGAGGGTGGCACGGCGGCGAAGATGACGATCGCCAATGATGCGCTCGGCGGTGGCTTTACAGCGTTTCTGCGGCCTGCGCTGGCCAATCTGCTCTCGGTCACCAAGGGCGCCTGCTACGTCTGCATGTCCTCGTCCGAATGGCCGACGCTGCATCGCGTCTGGCAGGAGGCGGGCGGGAAGTGGTCGAGCACGATCATCTGGGCGAAGAACACCTTCGCGCTCGGCCGTGCCGACTACCACCAGCAGTTCGAGGCGATGCTCTACGGCTGGAAGGCCGGCGCCCAGCACTACTGGTGCGGCGCGCGCGACCAGGGGAACGTCTGGCACTTCGACAAGCCGGCGCGCAACGATCTGCACCCGACCATGAAGCCGGTGGCGCTGGTCGAGCGTGCCATCCGCAACAGCAGCAAGCCGCGCGATACGGTGCTGGACTGCTTCGGTGGCTCGGGTACGACCATGATCGCGGCGGAGCGCACGGGGCGGCGCGCTGTGCTGCTGGAGATCGATCCCGCCTATGCCGACGTCATCGTGCGGCGCTGGCAGGAGACGACGGGCGAAGCAGCCGTGCTGGAGGGCGATGATCGCATCTTCGCCGATGTCGCCGCGGCGCGTGGCGTCGTCGATCATGATGTGATCCAGACCGCCGAAACATAG
- a CDS encoding site-specific DNA-methyltransferase — translation MTLPWMAAKIVLRPVAELRPHAGNARVHSAEQLEQIKASMLAFGFTNPLLVDEDGVLIAGHGRLEAATAIGMAKVPVIVLRHLSAAQKEALRLADNRIAENATWDQALLRDALAAVQAAQDIDLAALGFSADELADILEAAGNAVSNGDAPEALSADPAEEGGAAGAAATNDAPAEDPADAEPEPPRQAVTRPGDLWLLGEHRLLCGDSTDAASVARVMGEDRAALLFTSPPYGNQRDYTTGGVTDWDALMQGVFQHLDAGMRTDGQVLVNLGLIHRDNEWQPYWAAWLHWMRARGWRRFGLYAWDQGPGLPGDWNGRLAPAFELVFHFNRQARQANKIVPCKWAGTPNKGSGLRAADGTISEYQHAGLPVQDFRIPDNVLRLTRHKGRGIETEHPAVFPVVLPEFLMRAYTDEGDLVFEPFGGSGTTILAGQRTGRRVRAIELAPAYVDLAVARWRMLHPNLPVVLADDGRDYDAVAAARQEVTADAA, via the coding sequence ATGACGCTCCCCTGGATGGCGGCGAAGATTGTGCTGCGTCCGGTGGCGGAGCTGCGCCCGCATGCGGGCAATGCCCGCGTCCACAGCGCCGAGCAGCTGGAGCAGATCAAGGCCAGCATGCTGGCGTTCGGCTTCACCAATCCGCTGCTGGTGGACGAGGACGGCGTGCTGATCGCCGGCCACGGCCGGCTCGAGGCCGCGACGGCGATCGGCATGGCCAAGGTGCCGGTGATCGTGCTGCGGCATCTGTCCGCGGCGCAGAAGGAGGCGCTGCGGCTCGCGGATAATCGCATCGCGGAGAACGCGACCTGGGACCAGGCGCTGCTGCGTGATGCGCTCGCCGCCGTGCAGGCGGCGCAGGACATCGACCTCGCGGCACTCGGCTTCTCAGCGGATGAGCTCGCGGACATCCTCGAGGCGGCTGGAAATGCTGTGTCCAACGGCGACGCGCCCGAGGCTCTGTCCGCGGATCCCGCCGAGGAGGGCGGAGCGGCAGGCGCGGCGGCGACGAATGATGCGCCGGCGGAAGACCCCGCCGATGCCGAGCCAGAACCGCCGCGCCAAGCCGTCACCCGCCCCGGCGATCTGTGGTTGCTCGGTGAACATCGGCTGCTATGCGGCGACAGTACCGACGCCGCCAGCGTGGCGCGCGTGATGGGCGAGGACCGCGCGGCGCTGCTCTTCACGTCGCCGCCTTATGGAAACCAGCGCGACTACACCACCGGCGGTGTCACGGACTGGGATGCCCTGATGCAGGGCGTATTCCAGCACCTCGACGCGGGCATGCGGACCGATGGCCAGGTGCTGGTGAACCTCGGGCTGATCCATCGCGACAATGAATGGCAGCCCTATTGGGCCGCCTGGCTCCACTGGATGCGCGCCCGCGGCTGGCGCCGGTTCGGGCTTTATGCCTGGGATCAGGGGCCCGGCCTGCCGGGGGACTGGAACGGGAGGCTCGCGCCGGCTTTCGAGCTGGTCTTCCACTTCAACCGCCAGGCGCGCCAGGCGAACAAGATCGTGCCCTGCAAATGGGCTGGCACGCCAAACAAGGGCAGCGGGCTGCGCGCCGCCGATGGCACGATCTCCGAGTACCAGCACGCCGGCCTACCGGTGCAGGACTTCCGCATCCCCGACAACGTGCTGCGTCTGACCCGCCACAAGGGCCGTGGCATCGAGACCGAGCATCCCGCGGTGTTCCCGGTGGTGCTGCCGGAATTTCTGATGCGGGCCTACACGGACGAGGGCGACCTCGTATTCGAGCCCTTCGGCGGCTCGGGCACCACCATCCTCGCCGGCCAGCGCACCGGCCGCCGCGTGCGGGCGATCGAGCTGGCGCCCGCTTATGTCGACCTGGCCGTGGCGCGCTGGCGGATGCTGCATCCCAACCTGCCGGTCGTGCTCGCCGATGACGGGCGCGATTACGACGCGGTCGCTGCGGCGCGACAGGAGGTCACCGCGGATGCAGCCTGA
- a CDS encoding DUF6456 domain-containing protein — protein sequence MAGKRKTKVPKPKHDDLAKPSKWRLQHGGFSEPIREADPETGSPIQHRRAVDTLGLMLAHGSITPQMHEAGEIFRGLFRAACFDSMSTSQIMRIPGTRVDTLSTMQVEARRRVAAALDALGGQDSPCGSCAWFVIGLEFSVREWSMRQGWAGRTVHGPVGQGILVGSLGILAVHFGLMPRARAA from the coding sequence ATGGCCGGTAAGCGCAAGACCAAGGTGCCGAAGCCGAAGCACGACGATCTGGCGAAGCCGTCGAAGTGGCGGCTGCAGCATGGTGGCTTCTCCGAGCCGATCCGCGAGGCGGATCCCGAGACCGGCAGCCCGATCCAGCATCGCCGCGCCGTGGACACGCTCGGGCTGATGCTGGCGCATGGCAGCATCACGCCGCAGATGCACGAAGCGGGTGAGATCTTCCGCGGGCTGTTCCGCGCCGCCTGCTTCGACAGCATGTCGACGTCACAGATCATGCGCATCCCAGGCACGCGCGTCGACACGCTCTCGACGATGCAGGTCGAGGCACGGCGCCGCGTCGCTGCGGCGCTCGATGCGTTGGGGGGGCAGGACAGCCCCTGCGGCTCCTGCGCGTGGTTTGTCATCGGCCTGGAGTTCTCGGTCCGCGAGTGGTCGATGCGGCAGGGCTGGGCCGGACGGACGGTGCACGGCCCAGTGGGACAGGGCATCCTGGTCGGGTCCCTCGGCATTCTTGCCGTGCACTTCGGGCTGATGCCACGAGCGAGGGCGGCGTGA